The window CCTTCAGCGCGTAGGCCTGGCGGATGCGTTCGACGAGCTTCTTGAGCAGCACCTCGGCGTCGCGCTCGGGCTCGAGCTCGGCAACCTTGGCGCTGATCGGGAAATGCGAATTCAGCCAGCCGACGAGGCTCTCGATGTTCGCGGAAGTCGGGCCGCCCTTTTCGCCGAAGCCGGCGGTCTCGAGGCGCGAGGCCAACTCCTCCTCGATCATCTCGAAGATCACGTCCTTGGCGCGCTCGGCGTGGAGGGCGCCGTTGCGGATGCCGTAGATGACTTCGCGCTGCTTGTTGAGCACGTCGTCGTATTGGAGCAGGCGCTTGCGGATGGAGAAGTTTTGCTGCTCGACCTTCTTCTGCGCGGACTCGATGGAGCGGTTGAGCCACGGGTGCTCGAGCTCTTCGCCCTCCTGCATGGAGCCTTCCATGATCTTCGAGGCGAGATTGCCCTGAAGGAAGAGGCGCATCAGGTCGTCTTCGAGCGAGAGGAAGAACTTCGTCATGCCCGGATCGCCCTGACGCGAGCAACGGCCGCGCAACTGACGGTCGATGCGGCGCGACTCATGGCGCTCAGTGCCGACGACGAAGAGGCCGCCGAGTTCGCGGACGCCTTCGCCGAGTTTGATGTCGGTGCCGCGGCCCGCCATGTTGGTGGCGATGGTGACGGAGCCGCGCTGGCCGGCGCGGGAGACGATTTCGGCTTCCTGTTGGTGGAACTTGGCGTTCAGCACCGTGTGGATGACGCCGGCGCGCTTGAGCATGCGCGAGAGGACTTCGGATTGCTCGACGGTGACGGTGCCGACAAGCACGGGCTGGCCGCGCGTGCTGGCTTCCTGGATCGTCTTCACGACCGCGTTGTATTTGTCGCGGCGGGTTTTGAAGATGGAGTCGTTCTTGTCGACGCGGATGCAGGGCTTGTTCGTCGGGATCTGCGTGACGGCGAGCTTGTAGATCTCGTGGAACTCGGTCGCCTCGGTCTCGGCGGTGCCGGTCATGCCCGCGAGCTTCTCATACATGCGGAAGTAGTTCTGGATCGTGACCGTCGCGTAGGTGCGCGTCTCGCGCTCGATGGTCACGCCTTCCTTCGCCTCGACGGCTTGGTGCAAGCCGTCCGACCAGCGGCGGCCCGGCATGACGCGGCCGGTGTTCTCGTCGACGATGAGGACCTTGCCGTCCTGGATGACGTATTCGACGTCGCGCTCGTAGAGCGAGTAGGCGCGGAGCAGTTGCGAGATCGCGTGGATGTCCTCGGAAACGACTTCGTAACGCGACTGGAGCTCGCGCTTGGCGGCCTCCTTTTCCTCGGGCGTCTTGGTGGCGTCCTTTTCGAAGTCGCTGAAATGCGTCGCGAGGTCAGGCAGCACGAACGCATCCGGATCGTCCGGACGGAGCTTCAGGCGGCCGAGTTCGGTGAGGTCGGCCTGGTGGTTCTTCTCGTCGATGACGTAGAGGAGCTCTTCCTTGAGCTTGTAGAGTTCCTCCTTCTGGAAGTCCGAGTGCATCTCGACGTCGGTTTTGTCGAGGAGCTTGCGCCACTCCGGGTTCTCCATGAGGCGCAGCAGCTGCTTGTTCTTCGGCATGCCGAGCTTCACCTGGAGCATCTTCATCGCCGCGGCCTGCTTGTCGTCAGGCGTGGCGTCCTTCTTCTCGAGCAGGTCGGTGGCTTCCTTGACGAAGCGGTTGACCATGCGGAGCTGGTCGTTGACGAGCGAGGCGACCGGCGGCTTGAGGCGTGTGAAGGGTTGCTCGCGCTCAATGGGCGCCGGGCCGGAGATGATCAGCGGCGTGCGCGCCTCGTCGACGAGGATCGAGTCGATTTCGTCCACGATGCAATACCAGTGGTCGCGCTGGACCTGGTCCTCCTTGCGCGTGGCCATGCCGTTATCGCGGAGGTAATCGAAGCCGAACTCCGACGCCGTGCCGTAGGTGATGTCGCGCTGATACATCTCGCGCCGCAGGTCGGACGGCATCTGTTGCTGGATGCAGCCGACGGTGAGACCGAGGAACTGGTAGAGATGGCCCATCCACTCGGAGTCGCGGCGGGCGAGGTAGTCGTTGACCGTGACGAGCTGGGAGTTCTTGCCGACGAGGGCGTTGAGGTAGAGCGGGAGCGTGGCGACGAGGGTTTTGCCTTCGCCGGTGGCCATTTCCGCGATGCGGCCTTCGTGCAGCGTGATGCCGCCGATGAGCTGGACGTCGAAATGCACCATGTCCCACGTCAACTCGTGGTCGCACACGATGACCTTCTGGCCGCAGAGGCGACGCGCGGCACTCTTCACGGCGGCGAAGGCCTCGGGCAGGATCTGGTCGAGCGTCTCGCCGTTCTTCAGGCGGTTGCGGAACTCGTCGGTCTTGGCGCGGAGCTGCTCGTCGCTCAGCGACTGGTAGCTCTTTTCAATCTCGTTGATGCGCGCGACGATCGGGCGGCACTTCTCGACGTATTTGCGATGGTGACGGCCGGCGAAACTTTTGAAGAGGAAATCGAACATGAAAGGCGAAAACGATTAGTCCCGCCTCGCGGGTTGGCAAATGACAAATCATCGCCCCGCCGCGCGCAACTTGTTGCGCCTCAGGGCAAGTCCACGCTCACCCGCCCGCCGGCTCCGGCTCGACCGTCACGCCCACGCGCGGCGGCGGCGGAGCGGCGCCGGTGAACACGCCGCGCGTCGGACTCACGTCGCCGTAATCGCGGCCGCGCGCCACGACGATATGGCCCGCGCCGACGAAGCACGAATTCGTCGGATCGTAGTCGACCCACCCGAAGTCCGGCACGAACACCGAAACCCACGCGTGCATCGCGTCCGCCCCGCGCAGGCGTGGTTTGCCCGGCGGCGGATTCGTCAGCAAGTAGCCGCTCACGTAGGCCGCTGGCACGCCGTGCTGGCGCACGCAGCTGAGGAACAGGTGCGTGAAGTCCTGGCAAACGCCGCGCTTCGTCGCGAGCACGTCGGCGAGCGGCGTGCTCACGTCGGTCGCGGTCGCATCAAACGTGAACGTCTCCGCGAAACGCCGGCCGAGCCGCTCGATCCACTCCATCAACGGCAGTTCCGGCGGGCCGAGATCGGCCGCGAGTTCCGCCGCCGCCGGCAAAAACGGCACGTGCGCCGTCGCGTGCCGGTATTGCTCGAGCGCGAAACCCGCGCCGGCCACCAGCGCGTCGGTGCGCGCCCGCGCCTGTGCGATCGGCGGCGTCAGGCCTGCGAGCGGGAGCGCTGGCTCGTCGCGCCGCACGACGCTGCGGCACGTGATCGCGAGCGCGAGATGCGGCTCGCGCACGGAGAAAAAATGCCGGCGATTGCCGAAAAAATCGTCGCGGTGCGTCAGGTCCGGCGCGCCGGGCTCGATTTGCAGCTGGAAGTCGAGGCACTCCTGCGCGGGCTCGGCGCGCGGGTGCAGTTGCAGCATCTGCCACGCGGCGCCAGCGGTTGCGGCGTGCGTGTAAACGGTTTCGTGCGTGACGCGGTAGGTGGGCATCGTTCAACGCAGCGCGGTGTGCGCGAAATAGATTTCGGCGAGCCGCTCGCTGAGCGTCCCGAGGCTGGATTGCAGCTCCGCGGCAACGGCGGACGCGCGCGCGGGATCGGCCGCAAGGCCGTTCGCCTCGGCGAGCCGCACCGCGCTCTGCAGGCGGAACGCGAGCGCGCGCAACGCATCGACCGCGCGCGGTGCGAAGTCCGCGGGCAGCTCGCGCAGGTGCTCGTAGATGCGCTCGGCTTGGAAGCGGAAGCTGCGCGGGTTCGCCTCGGAGAGCAGCAGCCAGTCGAGCGCGCCGCTGGTGTCGAGCTGGCCGTGGTAGGCGCTGCGGTAGGTGAAAAGCGAGTCGGCGAGGTGGAGCGCGCTCTGCAGGCGAAACTCGGTCGTGGGCGCGCCGACCGACGGGAAGAGCAGCACGCGGACGAGTTGCAGCGTTTGCTGGCCGCGTTCGACGCGCCGGCCGAGATCGAGGAAGCGCCACGCGGTGTCACGCGGCATCGCCTCGTTCGAGAGACTCTCGGCGGCGGAAAGTTGCTGGCGCAACGCGGCGCACGCGGCGGCGTCGGTCGAGACGCGGCGCTGCCGGAGCTGACGGAGCAGCTGCCAGCCTTCGTGCGGCAGGTGCGCCTTCAGTTGTTCGAGCAAGCGCACGAGATTGCCGAGATTCGCCGCGAGGCCGCCGAGGTGCGCGGAATTGGCGCCGGCCTCCTTCAGCTGCGCGGCTTGGGCCGCGAGCGGGACGTCGTCCGTCCACGGCACATCCAGCGCCCACGCGAGCAGGCGCAGGGCGTCGGCCGGCACGGAGGAATCGAGGTGCGCGATCTCGTCGTGCAGCAGCGCGTCGATTTTCTCGAACTTGCGCGCGAGCTGGCTGCAGCGCTCGAGGTAGCGGCCAAGCCAGAAGAGATCGTTCGCGCGGCGGCTGGGCGTCGCGGCGGGATTGCGCAGGCTGTCGGCCGGCCGCGATGTGACGAAGGCCGGCAGCGGCGTCGGCGCGCCGTCGTGCAGCACCCAGGTGTCCTTGCTCACGCTGCCTTGCTGGAGCGAGACGATCATGTCCTCGCCGCGCGGGTTGCAGCGGGTGAGTCCGCCGGGCAACACGACGTAGTCGCCGTCGTGCCACGTGACGAACAGACGGAGCAAAAACGGCATCGGGCGCAGGCGGCCTTCGTGCCAGCCGGGGGTCGTGCCGTGAAAGACGCGTTCCTGCGCGCACCAAGCGGTGGGCTCAGCGCGGATATGCTCCGCGAGCGCGGCGCGGCCGGCCTTGCCCATCCACGCGCCGTAGCGCGGCGGCGCAGAGTCGCGCGTGCGAAACGTGGGCTTCACGACGAGATCGTCGAGGTGCTCCAACACGTAGTCGCGCGCGCCGGGTTGCCCGCACCACCACGTCGCGACGTTGGGCAACAGCATTTCCTCGCCGAGAATCTGCCGGCAAAGCGGACGCAGGAACGCGAGCACGCCCGGCGACTCCAGCGCGCGCGCGCCGGGGAGATTCGCGAGTCCGACGCCACCGGCGTGCGCCGCCTGCAACAAGCCGGGCACGCCGAGCAGCGAGTGCGCGTCGAGTTCGAGCGGATCACAGAACTCGGAGTCGAGGCGGCGCAGCACGACATCGGCGCGCTTCAAGCCGCCGACCGTGCGCAGAAAAACGCGACCGTCGCGCGTGGTGAGGTCTTCGCCTTCGACGAGCGTGTAGCCGAGGTAGCGCGCGAGATAGGCTTGCTCGTGGTAGGTTTCGTTCGCCGGGCCGGGCGAGAGCAGGACGACGCGCGGCTCCGCCTGCTTTTCGGGCGCGAGCGACTCGAGCGAGGCGCGGTAGTCCTTGAAGAACTGAAACAGGCGGTGCACCGGCGCGCGGTGGAAAACCTCGGGCAAACCCTGGCGCGTGATGATGCGATTCTGCAGCGAGTAGCCGAGGCCGGATGGCGCATCGAGGCGGTCATCGATCACCCACCAGCGTCCGTCGGGCGAGCGCGCGAGGTCGACGGCGTAAGAGTGGAGAAACACGCCGCCGCGCGCGCCGAGTCCCGCGCACGCGCGGAGGAAATGCGGGTTGGCCATCGCGAGCGCCGCCGGCAGCCGGCCTTCGCGCAACACGCGCTGTTCGCCGTAGAGATCAAGCAGCAGCTCGTTGAACAGATGCGCGCGCTGCCGCAGTCCGCGCGTGAGCGCCGCCCAATCACCCGGTTCGAGGATGAGCGGCATGGCGTCGAGCGGCCACGTCTGCGCGCCGGCGCGCTCGCCGCGATAGACGTTCATGCTCACGTCCTGTTCGATGATGGCGCGGTGACACGCAGCGTCGGCCGCCGCGAGCGCCTTGGCCGGGTCCGGTCCGAGCAGGTCGAAAAACTGCGCCCAACCGGGACGCAAATTGCCGGCGGCGTCCACGCACTCGTCGTAGCGTTGCCCCTTGGCGGCGTAGCCAAGCGGAGCGGGACGGGCGGACTTGGCGGACGTGGGCATCGAGGCGGGAAGAATCCCGTTGGAGTGCGGCCGGCGCAAGCGGCGAGTGGTGCGTGGTAGGGCGCGACCGCCGGGCGCGCCGCGTGAGCGGCATCACGTTCTCGGCGGGCCCAGCGGTCCCGCCCTACCTCACGGATCGCGCAGGTCGAGTGTGTGGGGCGATTCGGGTTTGCCGGTAGGCGGGAGCTTCGCTCGGACGCCACCGGGCGTGTGGCCGTGCGCGAAGAAGCGCGCGAGGCGGCGGCTCTCGGCTTCGTAGGAGTTGACGGGGAAGGTCACGTAATTGCGTCCGCCCGGATGCGCCACGTGATACGTGCAACCGCCGAGCGCGCGCGCGTTCCAGGTGTCGACGACGTCGAAGACGAGCGGCGTATGCACGCCGATGGTGGGCTGCAGGCATTGCGGCGGCTGCCACGCGCGATAGCGCACGCCGCCGACGCCCTCGCCGTTCGTGCCGGTCGGATGCAGCGGCACGCGGTGGCCGTTGGCGATGACGACGAAGCGGTCGCCGGCGAGGCCGCGGACCTTGACCTGCAGGCGCTCGAGCGAGCTGTCGACGTAGCGCACCGTGCCGCCGCCACCTGGCTCCTCGCCGAGCACGTGCCACGGTTCGAGCGCGGTGCGGAGTTCGACGTGGAGGTCGCGCACCGCAAAGTCGCCGATGCGCGGGAAACGAAACTCAAAGTGCGGCGCGAACCATTCCGTCTCGAACCCGTAGCCGCTCGCCTGCAAATCGCGCACGACGTCGGCGAAGTCCGTCTGGCAATGGTGCGGCAGCATCCAGCGGTCGTGGATGTCAGTGCCCCAGCGCACGAGGCCGTTGCGGTAGGGCTCGCGCCAGAATTTCGCGACGAGGCCGCGCAAGAGGAGGTGTTGCGCGAGACTCATGCGCGCGTGCGGCGGCATTTCGAAGGCGCGGAGCTCGACGAGGCCGAGGCGGCCGGCCGAGCCGTCGGGCGAGAAGAGTTTGTCGATGCTGAACTCCGCGCGGTGCGTGTTGCCGGTCGCGTCGATCAGGAGATTGCGGAAAAGGCGATCGACGAGCCACGGCGGGCAATGGCCCTGCGCGAGCTGGCGGTCCATTTCGCGGAAGGCGACATCGAGTTCGCGGAGCGAGTCGTGCCGCGCTTCGTCGATGCGCGGAGCCTGCGAGGTCGGACCAATGAAGAGGCTCGAGAACAGCCAGCTGAGCGACGGGTGATTTTGCCAGTAGCTGACGAGCGAGCGCAGCAAATCGGGGCGGCGCAGGATCGGCGAATCGCCGGGCGTCTCGCCGCCAAGGATGATGTGATTGCCGCCGCCCGTGCCGGTGTGCCGGCCGTCGAGCATGAACTTCTCGGTGCCGAGCCGCGTCTGGCGCGCTTCATCGTAGAGCACAGTGGTGCGCTCGACGAGTTCGTCCCACGTTTTGCTCGGGTGAAGGTTCACCTCGATCACGCCGGGGTCGGGCGTGACGGCGAGCTTGTTGAGGCGCGGGTCCTTCGGCGGCGGCTCGCCCTCGATGATCACGGGCACGCCCATCGCGGAAACGGTGGACTCGATGCCGGCGACGAGATCGAGGTAATCCTCGGTCGTGTTCACCGGCGGCATGAAGACGTGGAGCCGGCCGTCGCGCGGCTGCACGCAGAGCGCGGTGCGGATGATCCACGGCGCGCTCTCGCCCGCGGAAGGACGGCGAGTGGGATCGAGGTCCAGCGCGGGCGCGGGCGGTTCGAGACGTTGCGCGCGCTGACCCGAACCTTGGCCGGCGAGCGACGGGGCGTTGCC is drawn from Opitutia bacterium and contains these coding sequences:
- a CDS encoding transglutaminase family protein, which codes for MPTYRVTHETVYTHAATAGAAWQMLQLHPRAEPAQECLDFQLQIEPGAPDLTHRDDFFGNRRHFFSVREPHLALAITCRSVVRRDEPALPLAGLTPPIAQARARTDALVAGAGFALEQYRHATAHVPFLPAAAELAADLGPPELPLMEWIERLGRRFAETFTFDATATDVSTPLADVLATKRGVCQDFTHLFLSCVRQHGVPAAYVSGYLLTNPPPGKPRLRGADAMHAWVSVFVPDFGWVDYDPTNSCFVGAGHIVVARGRDYGDVSPTRGVFTGAAPPPPRVGVTVEPEPAGG
- the secA gene encoding preprotein translocase subunit SecA, giving the protein MFDFLFKSFAGRHHRKYVEKCRPIVARINEIEKSYQSLSDEQLRAKTDEFRNRLKNGETLDQILPEAFAAVKSAARRLCGQKVIVCDHELTWDMVHFDVQLIGGITLHEGRIAEMATGEGKTLVATLPLYLNALVGKNSQLVTVNDYLARRDSEWMGHLYQFLGLTVGCIQQQMPSDLRREMYQRDITYGTASEFGFDYLRDNGMATRKEDQVQRDHWYCIVDEIDSILVDEARTPLIISGPAPIEREQPFTRLKPPVASLVNDQLRMVNRFVKEATDLLEKKDATPDDKQAAAMKMLQVKLGMPKNKQLLRLMENPEWRKLLDKTDVEMHSDFQKEELYKLKEELLYVIDEKNHQADLTELGRLKLRPDDPDAFVLPDLATHFSDFEKDATKTPEEKEAAKRELQSRYEVVSEDIHAISQLLRAYSLYERDVEYVIQDGKVLIVDENTGRVMPGRRWSDGLHQAVEAKEGVTIERETRTYATVTIQNYFRMYEKLAGMTGTAETEATEFHEIYKLAVTQIPTNKPCIRVDKNDSIFKTRRDKYNAVVKTIQEASTRGQPVLVGTVTVEQSEVLSRMLKRAGVIHTVLNAKFHQQEAEIVSRAGQRGSVTIATNMAGRGTDIKLGEGVRELGGLFVVGTERHESRRIDRQLRGRCSRQGDPGMTKFFLSLEDDLMRLFLQGNLASKIMEGSMQEGEELEHPWLNRSIESAQKKVEQQNFSIRKRLLQYDDVLNKQREVIYGIRNGALHAERAKDVIFEMIEEELASRLETAGFGEKGGPTSANIESLVGWLNSHFPISAKVAELEPERDAEVLLKKLVERIRQAYALKESVEDPESLGGLERYVVINAIDHHWQEHLTEMEELRRSIGLRSYGQKDPLSEYKSEAFRFFEELMNNVRLQICTSLFRSATNREAFENLFAILARSARMQGPAAAPTALAAATQTTVTTSGATEAPAAPAAEQEIKLPAITIRREAPKVGRNDPCPCGSGKKFKNCHGA
- a CDS encoding circularly permuted type 2 ATP-grasp protein, with the translated sequence MPTSAKSARPAPLGYAAKGQRYDECVDAAGNLRPGWAQFFDLLGPDPAKALAAADAACHRAIIEQDVSMNVYRGERAGAQTWPLDAMPLILEPGDWAALTRGLRQRAHLFNELLLDLYGEQRVLREGRLPAALAMANPHFLRACAGLGARGGVFLHSYAVDLARSPDGRWWVIDDRLDAPSGLGYSLQNRIITRQGLPEVFHRAPVHRLFQFFKDYRASLESLAPEKQAEPRVVLLSPGPANETYHEQAYLARYLGYTLVEGEDLTTRDGRVFLRTVGGLKRADVVLRRLDSEFCDPLELDAHSLLGVPGLLQAAHAGGVGLANLPGARALESPGVLAFLRPLCRQILGEEMLLPNVATWWCGQPGARDYVLEHLDDLVVKPTFRTRDSAPPRYGAWMGKAGRAALAEHIRAEPTAWCAQERVFHGTTPGWHEGRLRPMPFLLRLFVTWHDGDYVVLPGGLTRCNPRGEDMIVSLQQGSVSKDTWVLHDGAPTPLPAFVTSRPADSLRNPAATPSRRANDLFWLGRYLERCSQLARKFEKIDALLHDEIAHLDSSVPADALRLLAWALDVPWTDDVPLAAQAAQLKEAGANSAHLGGLAANLGNLVRLLEQLKAHLPHEGWQLLRQLRQRRVSTDAAACAALRQQLSAAESLSNEAMPRDTAWRFLDLGRRVERGQQTLQLVRVLLFPSVGAPTTEFRLQSALHLADSLFTYRSAYHGQLDTSGALDWLLLSEANPRSFRFQAERIYEHLRELPADFAPRAVDALRALAFRLQSAVRLAEANGLAADPARASAVAAELQSSLGTLSERLAEIYFAHTALR